The Bradyrhizobium sp. WBAH42 genome includes a window with the following:
- a CDS encoding tetratricopeptide repeat protein: MQEPTDVKYYPSDEPVRLGLEHYNRGSYGLSQRYFKDAVEKSPKDVTAWIGLAASYDKLRRFDLADQAYARAIRLGGETVQVLNDQGYSYMLRGNLSAARRKFEKAYSLDPGNPVIANNLELLNGSRRFIERPPNNQP, encoded by the coding sequence GTGCAGGAGCCGACCGACGTCAAGTACTACCCGTCGGACGAGCCCGTGCGGCTGGGCCTGGAGCATTACAATCGCGGCAGTTACGGACTCTCACAGCGCTATTTCAAGGACGCCGTCGAGAAATCACCCAAGGACGTCACGGCTTGGATTGGACTTGCGGCGAGCTACGACAAGCTGCGTCGTTTCGACCTTGCTGACCAGGCCTATGCCCGAGCGATCCGGCTCGGCGGCGAAACTGTGCAAGTCCTAAATGACCAGGGATATTCGTACATGCTGCGCGGCAATCTGAGTGCGGCGCGCCGAAAGTTTGAGAAGGCCTATTCGCTCGATCCAGGCAACCCGGTTATCGCCAATAACCTCGAGCTTCTCAATGGCAGCCGGCGGTTCATTGAAAGACCACCAAACAACCAGCCTTAA